The following are encoded together in the Lathyrus oleraceus cultivar Zhongwan6 chromosome 3, CAAS_Psat_ZW6_1.0, whole genome shotgun sequence genome:
- the LOC127126930 gene encoding sister chromatid cohesion 1 protein 4 isoform X29: MFYSQFILAKKGPLGTIWIAAHLERKLRKNQVADTDIGVSVDSILFPEVPIALRLSSHLLLGVVRIYSRKVNYLFDDCSEALLKVKQAFRSTAVDLPPEESTAPYHSITLPETFDLDDFELPDNDIFQGNYVDRHVSTREQITLQDTLDGMAYKTTQFGLDERFGDGDASQIGLDLDEVMLIDKDSTLEHNDFSANPQVSRQEDEKKEDVVTTSDKMLVEDSGSKVMLIDQDANLEPDDLGANSQISHHKDEKKEDVIGTSNRMQVEDSGSKIDLSDGFPTSPEFHEYAQGLSTSPEFHDYAQDPSTSPEFHNCAQDPSVSPEFHEYAQGPSTPGLQEPNLFGTQSDQVINEADFHNSADLLSMYSTQNESRAHQTENNVIGCSLQNNGKHVGVDLHHEASDCVLADVNNKREEQEHFTRTVVMKDQGNLIPNNNCLASVPLMDSSNEDHTTTVLPECAGGYVDTSGILEKVERLHDGVLMNTESVMANLNETVNVVSGGVNINDSGVSPSCSHVTSDQEGLSCKLLSNMDESRGSEFGGHLADVTTLLKHGVSNNSEVSKNEQQPSVAYEAQVSNIVSPLESSGRPEVVDVEARASQELKEAGILNFVSHEAEQPTQSHLRPCTSRVNNPSLLSIEGEKCHETDVSDPALGYHGTVEPSACEGKLDLGQSGMQFGSQIISNKMGSVNTFTASDIPEPESMLSLGQSGMQFGSQIISNKMGSVNTFTASDIPEPEKMLSLGQSGMQFGNQMISNKMGSVNTFTATDIPEPEKMLSLGQSGMQIGNQMISNKMGSVNTFTATDIPEPEKMLSLGQSGMQFGNQMISNKMGSVNTFTASNIPEPEKMLSLAYPHFGEMNHLLLESTPGNQVISGGHRDVAAVTSISGQKRSYTESTLTLQSMGLVESYGGAQSRRTTGSIPDDNDLLSSILAGRKSSALKVKPSPATAEVPTAKRFRSTPRTSTLKRKVLVDDTMVLHGDTIRHQLISTEDIRRVRKKAPCTSDEILMIQRQVLEDKIFHKPIFTDLSADLTILQNGAFDLSGIKVYDYGLDGFSVEKVNNQQSYSKSNAEIHVGQAHNEPMAVQPQEEAEESYSKTNVGIHEVESHNEPMEVQLQNNAEAQPSEMPVPSERESHNETMEVQPQITAEAQPSEMPVPSEREPHNETMEVQPQITAEARPSEMPVPSERESHNETMEVQPQITAEAQPSEMPVPSERESHNETMEVQPQITAEAQPSEIPLQLESDQSGVDFGSHDIDAHGRANIISNMKELSGSQNAEMNNAGGIFEISETENYSVGPTNIISDVNELGSSQNAEMNNAGRIFETSEAENYSIVHSNIISDVNELGGSQNAEMNNAGRNFETSEAENYSIVHSNIISDGNELGSSQNAEMSNSGGNFETFESENYSVVPGHETLSLTEVFENELCMPKDFDASQPLMDKTDDGAGSIQTNVLEIPTSEKMNTSTILENEFVDDQHDRNNADAIEIAEHDMEIGTRVETDGLEADNLHASLVLGSKEASEYTDNQVSFHGDLPMEENGNNMLEGLNEDLVVSSGLGCDDKDAKAGGLFSENIEVDCLHSVAPEDVKEGSNDEENSVFQEAALQNTMYPDVSAIRSPSVDQNDEDDMVDNDTGFLNVGDDEIIDDDDDDADGFAPGAEGTQLENSGWSSRTRAVAKYLQTLFDKEDLHGRQSLHLDKILVGKTRKEASRMFFETLVLKTRDYIDVEQTKPFANINLQPRGKLMKTDF, encoded by the exons ATGTTTTACTCTCAGTTTATTTTGGCGAAGAAAGGTCCACTTGGGACAATATGGATAGCTGCACATTTAGAGAGGAAGCTCCGGAAGAATCAGGTGGCGGATACTGATATTGGCGTCTCTGTAG ATTCCATTCTTTTTCCTGAAGTACCAATTGCACTCCGTTTATCCAGTCATCTTCTGCTTGGTGTGGTAAGGATATATTCCAGAAAGGTGAATTACCTTTTCGATGATTGCAGTGAAGCCTTGCTTAAGGTAAAACAAGCTTTCCGCTCCACGGCAGTTGATTTGCCACCAGAAGAGTCCACTGCACCTTACCATTCCATCACTTTACCTGAGACTTTTGATCTTGATGATTTTGAACTACCAGATAATGACATTTTTCAAGG CAACTATGTTGATCGCCATGTCAGTACTAGGGAGCAGATTACACTGCAAGATACTTTAGACGGCATGGCTTACAAAACAACACAGTTTGGATTGGATG AGCGCTTTGGAGATGGTGATGCCTCTCAAATTGGTTTAGACCTTGATGAG GTTATGTTAATAGACAAAGATTCCACTTTGGAGCACAATGACTTCAGTGCTAATCCTCAAGTGTCTCGTCAAGAAGATGAAAAGAAAGAGGATGTGGTTACAACTTCTGATAAAATGCTAGTAGAAGACAGTGGAAGCAAG GTCATGTTAATAGACCAAGATGCCAATTTGGAACCTGATGACTTAGGTGCTAATTCTCAAATTTCTCATCACAAAGATGAAAAGAAAGAGGATGTGATTGGAACTTCAAATAGAATGCAAGTAGAAGACAGTGGAAGCAAAATTGATTTG AGTGATGGTTTTCCGACATCTCCTGAATTTCATGAATATGCTCAAGGTTTATCTACTTCTCCTGAATTTCATGACTATGCTCAAGATCCATCCACTTCTCCGGAATTTCATAACTGTGCTCAAGATCCATCCGTGTCTCCTGAATTTCATGAATATGCTCAAGGTCCATCTACTCCAGGACTCCAAGAGCCAAACTTATTTGGTACTCAGTCGGATCAGGTCATTAATGAAGCTGATTTTCATAATTCAGCAGATTTATTATCAATGTATTCAACGCAAAATGAATCCCGTGCTCATCAAACTGAGAACAATGTAATTGGTTGCTCCTTGCAAAATAATGGGAAGCATGTTGGTGTAGATTTGCATCATGAGGCTAGTGACTGTGTTCTGGCTGATGTGAATAACAAAAGAGAGGAACAAGAACATTTCACTCGTACAGTTGTGATGAAGGATCAAGGAAATTTGATACCTAATAATAATTGCTTGGCATCAGTACCCTTGATGGACTCCTCCAATGAAGACCACACGACCACCGTGTTACCAGAATGTGCAGGTGGATATGTTGATACTTCTGGTATACTTGAAAAGGTGGAAAGGTTGCATGATGGAGTTCTGATGAATACTGAATCAGTTATGGCCAATTTGAATGAAACTGTTAATGTTGTTTCTGGAGGCGTCAACATCAATGATTCTGGTGTGTCTCCTAGCTGTTCTCATGTTACATCTGATCAAGAGGGCCTCTCATGTAAACTGTTGTCTAACATGGATGAATCTCGTGGTTCTGAATTTGGTGGTCATTTGGCAGATGTTACCACATTGTTAAAGCACGGCGTTTCAAATAATAGTGAAGTTTCCAAGAATGAGCAGCAACCCAGCGTGGCTTATGAGGCTCAAGTATCCAATATTGTAAGTCCTCTAGAGTCATCTGGTAGACCTGAAGTTGTTGATGTGGAAGCTCGTGCATCTCAGGAACTGAAGGAAGCAGGTATTTTAAACTTTGTATCTCATGAAGCTGAGCAGCCCACCCAGTCGCACCTTCGGCCATGCACTTCCCGTGTAAACAATCCTTCTCTGTTATCTATTGAAG GTGAAAAATGTCATGAAACTGATGTTTCAGATCCTGCTTTGGGTTATCATGGAACTGTAGAGCCATCTGCTTGTGAAGGAAAGTTGGACTTGGGGCAATCAGGCATGCAATTTGGGAGTCAGATAATAAGTAATAAAATGGGAAGTGTAAACACATTTACTGCTTCTGACATACCTGAGCCTGAAAGCATGCTCTCCTTGGGGCAATCAGGCATGCAATTTGGGAGTCAGATTATAAGTAATAAAATGGGAAGTGTAAACACATTTACTGCTTCTGATATACCTGAGCCTGAAAAAATGCTCTCCTTGGGGCAATCAGGCATGCAATTTGGGAATCAGATGATAAGTAATAAAATGGGAAGTGTAAACACATTTACTGCTACTGACATACCTGAGCCTGAAAAAATGCTCTCCTTGGGACAATCAGGCATGCAAATTGGGAATCAGATGATAAGTAATAAAATGGGAAGTGTAAACACATTTACTGCTACTGACATACCTGAGCCTGAAAAAATGCTCTCCTTGGGGCAATCAGGCATGCAATTTGGGAATCAGATGATAA GTAATAAAATGGGAAGTGTAAACACATTTACTGCTTCTAACATACCTGAGCCTGAGAAAATGCTCTCTTTGGCTTATCCACATTTTGGTGAGATGAATCATTTGCTGCTGGAGTCTACTCCTGGCAATCAGGTTATATCTGGAGGTCATAGAGATGTTGCAGCAGTAACATCAATATCTGGTCAAAAGCGCAGCTACACAGAAAGTACTCTTACATTGCAGAGCATGGGTTTAGTTGAATCATATGGTGGGGCTCAGTCCAGAAGAACTACCGGATCCATTCCGGATGATAATGATCTATTGTCTTCAATATTAG CTGGCAGAAAATCTTCAGCTTTAAAAGTTAAACCAAGTCCAGCAACCGCTGAAGTACCAACAGCAAAGCGGTTTCGTTCTACACCACGAACTAGTACCTTAAAGAGGAAGGTGCTTGTGGATGATACGATGGTCTTGCACGGCGA TACAATACGCCACCAATTGATAAGTACTGAAGATATTCGGCGTGTACGGAAAAAAGCTCCTTGCACAAGCGATGAGATTTTAATGATTCAGAGACAGGTTTTGGAGGATAAAATTTTCCATAAACCAATATTTACAG ATTTGTCTGCTGATTTGACTATTCTGCAAAACGGGGCATTTGATCTGAGTGGAATCAAGGTTTATGATTATGGCTTAGATGGTTTTTCCGTGGAAAAAGTAAACAATCAACAGTCCTATTCTAAATCAAATGCTGAGATTCATGTGGGGCAAGCACATAATGAGCCTATGGCAGTCCAACCCCAAGAGGAGGCTGAAGAGTCTTATTCTAAAACGAATGTTGGGATTCATGAGGTGGAATCACATAATGAGCCTATGGAAGTCCAGCTCCAAAATAATGCTGAAGCCCAACCTTCTGAGATGCCTGTTCCGTCTGAGAGGGAATCACACAATGAAACTATGGAAGTCCAACCCCAAATAACTGCTGAAGCCCAGCCTTCTGAGATGCCTGTTCCGTCTGAGAGGGAACCACACAATGAAACTATGGAAGTCCAACCCCAAATAACTGCTGAAGCCCGAC CTTCTGAGATGCCTGTTCCGTCTGAGAGGGAATCACACAATGAAACTATGGAAGTCCAACCCCAAATAACTGCTGAAGCCCAACCTTCTGAGATGCCTGTTCCGTCTGAGAGGGAATCACACAATGAAACTATGGAAGTCCAACCCCAAATAACTGCTGAAGCCCAACCTTCTGAGATACCTCTTCAGTTGGAGAGTGATCAGTCTGGAGTTGACTTTGGATCTCATGATATTGACGCTCATGGGCGTGCAAATATTATATCAAACATGAAGGAGCTTAGCGGTTCTCAAAATGCTGAAATGAACAATGCTGGGGGGATTTTTGAGATTTCTGAAACAGAGAATTACTCTGTTGGGCCTACAAATATTATATCAGATGTAAATGAGCTTGGTAGTTCTCAAAATGCTGAAATGAACAATGCTGGACGAATTTTCGAGACTTCTGAAGCAGAAAATTACTCTATTGTGCATTCAAATATTATATCAGATGTAAATGAGCTTGGTGGTTCTCAAAATGCTGAAATGAACAATGCTGGACGAAATTTCGAGACTTCTGAAGCAGAAAATTACTCTATTGTTCATTCAAATATTATATCAGACGGAAATGAGCTTGGTAGTTCTCAAAATGCTGAAATGAGCAATTCTGGTGGAAATTTTGAGACTTTTGAATCAGAGAATTACTCTGTTGTCCCTGGGCATGAAACTTTATCACTAACtgaagtttttgaaaatgagCTATGTATGCCAAAAGATTTTGATGCATCGCAGCCTCTCATGGATAAAACGGATGATGGTGCTGGTTCTATCCAAACAAATGTGCTGGAGATTCCAACTTCCGAGAAAATGAATACATCTACTATTCTAGAAAATGAGTTTGTGGATGATCAACATGATAGAAACAATGCAGATGCTATTGAAATTGCAGAGCATGACATGGAAATTGGAACACGAGTTGAAACAGATGGCTTGGAAGCTGATAATTTACATGCATCCTTGGTTCTTGGCTCTAAGGAAGCTAGTGAATATACTGACAACCAGGTATCCTTCCATGGAGACCTACCTATGGAGGAAAATGGGAACAACATGCTAGAAGGCTTAAATGAGGATCTAGTTGTTTCTTCTGGCTTGGGATGTGATGACAAGGATGCAAAGGCTGGCGGCTTATTTAGTGAAAATATTGAAGTAGATTGTTTACATTCTGTAGCACCTGAGGATGTAAAAGAAGGTTCTAATGATGAGGAAAACTCAGTCTTTCAAGAAGCTGCATTACAAAATACAATGTATCCTGATGTCTCAGCTATTAGGAGTCCTTCTGTGGATCAGAATGAT GAAGACGATATGGTCGACAATGATACAG GATTTTTGAATGTTGGAGATGATGAGATAATTGATGACGATGATGACGATGCTGATGGTTTTGCACCGGGTGCTGAAGGAACACAGCTAGAAAATAGTGGATGGTCTTCTCGAACCAG GGCTGTTGCGAAGTATCTTCAGACCTTGTTTGATAAGGAGGATCTACATGGAAGGCAGAGCCTGCATCTTGACAAAATATTGGTGGGTAAAACACGGAAAGAAGCATCAAGGATGTTTTTTGAAACACTG GTTCTCAAGACAAGGGATTATATTGATGTAGAACAGACAAAACCCTTTGCCAATATTAACTTACAACCTCGAGGGAAGCTTATGAAGACAGATTTCTGA
- the LOC127126930 gene encoding sister chromatid cohesion 1 protein 4 isoform X8, giving the protein MFYSQFILAKKGPLGTIWIAAHLERKLRKNQVADTDIGVSVDSILFPEVPIALRLSSHLLLGVVRIYSRKVNYLFDDCSEALLKVKQAFRSTAVDLPPEESTAPYHSITLPETFDLDDFELPDNDIFQGNYVDRHVSTREQITLQDTLDGMAYKTTQFGLDERFGDGDASQIGLDLDEVMLIDKDSTLEHNDFSANPQVSRQEDEKKEDVVTTSDKMLVEDSGSKVMLIDQDANLEPDDLGANSQISHHKDEKKEDVIGTSNRMQVEDSGSKIDLSDGFPTSPEFHEYAQGLSTSPEFHDYAQDPSTSPEFHNCAQDPSVSPEFHEYAQGPSTPGLQEPNLFGTQSDQVINEADFHNSADLLSMYSTQNESRAHQTENNVIGCSLQNNGKHVGVDLHHEASDCVLADVNNKREEQEHFTRTVVMKDQGNLIPNNNCLASVPLMDSSNEDHTTTVLPECAGGYVDTSGILEKVERLHDGVLMNTESVMANLNETVNVVSGGVNINDSGVSPSCSHVTSDQEGLSCKLLSNMDESRGSEFGGHLADVTTLLKHGVSNNSEVSKNEQQPSVAYEAQVSNIVSPLESSGRPEVVDVEARASQELKEAGILNFVSHEAEQPTQSHLRPCTSRVNNPSLLSIEGEKCHETDVSDPALGYHGTVEPSACEGKLDLGQSGMQFGSQIISNKMGSVNTFTASDIPEPESMLSLGQSGMQFGSQIISNKMGSVNTFTASDIPEPEKMLSLGQSGMQFGNQMISNKMGSVNTFTATDIPEPEKMLSLGQSGMQIGNQMISNKMGSVNTFTATDIPEPEKMLSLGQSGMQFGNQMISHKMGSINTFTATDIPAPEKMLSLGQSGMQFGSQMISNKMGSANPFTASDIPAPEKMLSLGQSSMQFGNQMISNKMGSVNTFTASNIPEPEKMLSLGQSSMQFGNQMISNKMGSVNTFTASEIPVPEKMLSLGQSDMQYGSQMIGNKMGSVNAFTASDIPAPEKMLSLGQSDMQYGSQMIGNKMGSVNTFTASNIPEPEKMLSLAYPHFGEMNHLLLESTPGNQVISGGHRDVAAVTSISGQKRSYTESTLTLQSMGLVESYGGAQSRRTTGSIPDDNDLLSSILAGRKSSALKVKPSPATAEVPTAKRFRSTPRTSTLKRKVLVDDTMVLHGDTIRHQLISTEDIRRVRKKAPCTSDEILMIQRQVLEDKIFHKPIFTDLSADLTILQNGAFDLSGIKVYDYGLDGFSVEKVNNQQSYSKSNAEIHVGQAHNEPMAVQPQEEAEESYSKTNVGIHEVESHNEPMEVQLQNNAEAQPSEMPVPSERESHNETMEVQPQITAEAQPSEMPVPSEREPHNETMEVQPQITAEARPSEMPVPSERESHNETMEVQPQITAEAQPSEMPVPSERESHNETMEVQPQITAEAQPSEIPLQLESDQSGVDFGSHDIDAHGRANIISNMKELSGSQNAEMNNAGGIFEISETENYSVGPTNIISDVNELGSSQNAEMNNAGRIFETSEAENYSIVHSNIISDVNELGGSQNAEMNNAGRNFETSEAENYSIVHSNIISDGNELGSSQNAEMSNSGGNFETFESENYSVVPGHETLSLTEVFENELCMPKDFDASQPLMDKTDDGAGSIQTNVLEIPTSEKMNTSTILENEFVDDQHDRNNADAIEIAEHDMEIGTRVETDGLEADNLHASLVLGSKEASEYTDNQVSFHGDLPMEENGNNMLEGLNEDLVVSSGLGCDDKDAKAGGLFSENIEVDCLHSVAPEDVKEGSNDEENSVFQEAALQNTMYPDVSAIRSPSVDQNDEDDMVDNDTGFLNVGDDEIIDDDDDDADGFAPGAEGTQLENSGWSSRTRAVAKYLQTLFDKEDLHGRQSLHLDKILVGKTRKEASRMFFETLVLKTRDYIDVEQTKPFANINLQPRGKLMKTDF; this is encoded by the exons ATGTTTTACTCTCAGTTTATTTTGGCGAAGAAAGGTCCACTTGGGACAATATGGATAGCTGCACATTTAGAGAGGAAGCTCCGGAAGAATCAGGTGGCGGATACTGATATTGGCGTCTCTGTAG ATTCCATTCTTTTTCCTGAAGTACCAATTGCACTCCGTTTATCCAGTCATCTTCTGCTTGGTGTGGTAAGGATATATTCCAGAAAGGTGAATTACCTTTTCGATGATTGCAGTGAAGCCTTGCTTAAGGTAAAACAAGCTTTCCGCTCCACGGCAGTTGATTTGCCACCAGAAGAGTCCACTGCACCTTACCATTCCATCACTTTACCTGAGACTTTTGATCTTGATGATTTTGAACTACCAGATAATGACATTTTTCAAGG CAACTATGTTGATCGCCATGTCAGTACTAGGGAGCAGATTACACTGCAAGATACTTTAGACGGCATGGCTTACAAAACAACACAGTTTGGATTGGATG AGCGCTTTGGAGATGGTGATGCCTCTCAAATTGGTTTAGACCTTGATGAG GTTATGTTAATAGACAAAGATTCCACTTTGGAGCACAATGACTTCAGTGCTAATCCTCAAGTGTCTCGTCAAGAAGATGAAAAGAAAGAGGATGTGGTTACAACTTCTGATAAAATGCTAGTAGAAGACAGTGGAAGCAAG GTCATGTTAATAGACCAAGATGCCAATTTGGAACCTGATGACTTAGGTGCTAATTCTCAAATTTCTCATCACAAAGATGAAAAGAAAGAGGATGTGATTGGAACTTCAAATAGAATGCAAGTAGAAGACAGTGGAAGCAAAATTGATTTG AGTGATGGTTTTCCGACATCTCCTGAATTTCATGAATATGCTCAAGGTTTATCTACTTCTCCTGAATTTCATGACTATGCTCAAGATCCATCCACTTCTCCGGAATTTCATAACTGTGCTCAAGATCCATCCGTGTCTCCTGAATTTCATGAATATGCTCAAGGTCCATCTACTCCAGGACTCCAAGAGCCAAACTTATTTGGTACTCAGTCGGATCAGGTCATTAATGAAGCTGATTTTCATAATTCAGCAGATTTATTATCAATGTATTCAACGCAAAATGAATCCCGTGCTCATCAAACTGAGAACAATGTAATTGGTTGCTCCTTGCAAAATAATGGGAAGCATGTTGGTGTAGATTTGCATCATGAGGCTAGTGACTGTGTTCTGGCTGATGTGAATAACAAAAGAGAGGAACAAGAACATTTCACTCGTACAGTTGTGATGAAGGATCAAGGAAATTTGATACCTAATAATAATTGCTTGGCATCAGTACCCTTGATGGACTCCTCCAATGAAGACCACACGACCACCGTGTTACCAGAATGTGCAGGTGGATATGTTGATACTTCTGGTATACTTGAAAAGGTGGAAAGGTTGCATGATGGAGTTCTGATGAATACTGAATCAGTTATGGCCAATTTGAATGAAACTGTTAATGTTGTTTCTGGAGGCGTCAACATCAATGATTCTGGTGTGTCTCCTAGCTGTTCTCATGTTACATCTGATCAAGAGGGCCTCTCATGTAAACTGTTGTCTAACATGGATGAATCTCGTGGTTCTGAATTTGGTGGTCATTTGGCAGATGTTACCACATTGTTAAAGCACGGCGTTTCAAATAATAGTGAAGTTTCCAAGAATGAGCAGCAACCCAGCGTGGCTTATGAGGCTCAAGTATCCAATATTGTAAGTCCTCTAGAGTCATCTGGTAGACCTGAAGTTGTTGATGTGGAAGCTCGTGCATCTCAGGAACTGAAGGAAGCAGGTATTTTAAACTTTGTATCTCATGAAGCTGAGCAGCCCACCCAGTCGCACCTTCGGCCATGCACTTCCCGTGTAAACAATCCTTCTCTGTTATCTATTGAAG GTGAAAAATGTCATGAAACTGATGTTTCAGATCCTGCTTTGGGTTATCATGGAACTGTAGAGCCATCTGCTTGTGAAGGAAAGTTGGACTTGGGGCAATCAGGCATGCAATTTGGGAGTCAGATAATAAGTAATAAAATGGGAAGTGTAAACACATTTACTGCTTCTGACATACCTGAGCCTGAAAGCATGCTCTCCTTGGGGCAATCAGGCATGCAATTTGGGAGTCAGATTATAAGTAATAAAATGGGAAGTGTAAACACATTTACTGCTTCTGATATACCTGAGCCTGAAAAAATGCTCTCCTTGGGGCAATCAGGCATGCAATTTGGGAATCAGATGATAAGTAATAAAATGGGAAGTGTAAACACATTTACTGCTACTGACATACCTGAGCCTGAAAAAATGCTCTCCTTGGGACAATCAGGCATGCAAATTGGGAATCAGATGATAAGTAATAAAATGGGAAGTGTAAACACATTTACTGCTACTGACATAC CTGAGCCTGAAAAAATGCTCTCCTTGGGGCAATCAGGCATGCAATTTGGGAATCAGATGATAAGTCATAAAATGGGAAGTATAAACACATTTACTGCTACTGACATACCTGCGCCTGAAAAAATGCTCTCCTTGGGGCAATCAGGCATGCAATTTGGGAGTCAGATGATAAGTAATAAAATGGGAAGTGCAAACCCATTTACTGCTTCTGACATACCTGCACCTGAAAAAATGCTCTCCTTGGGGCAATCAAGCATGCAATTTGGGAATCAGATGATAAGTAATAAAATGGGAAGTGTAAACACATTTACTGCTTCTAACATACCTGAGCCTGAGAAAATGCTCTCCTTGGGGCAATCAAGCATGCAATTTGGGAATCAGATGATAAGTAACAAAATGGGAAGTGTAAACACATTTACTGCCTCTGAGATACCTGTGCCTGAAAAAATGCTCTCCTTGGGTCAATCAGACATGCAATATGGGAGTCAGATGATAGGTAATAAAATGGGAAGTGTAAACGCATTTACTGCCTCTGACATACCTGCGCCTGAAAAAATGCTCTCCTTGGGTCAATCAGACATGCAATATGGGAGTCAGATGATAGGTAATAAAATGGGAAGTGTAAACACATTTACTGCTTCTAACATACCTGAGCCTGAGAAAATGCTCTCTTTGGCTTATCCACATTTTGGTGAGATGAATCATTTGCTGCTGGAGTCTACTCCTGGCAATCAGGTTATATCTGGAGGTCATAGAGATGTTGCAGCAGTAACATCAATATCTGGTCAAAAGCGCAGCTACACAGAAAGTACTCTTACATTGCAGAGCATGGGTTTAGTTGAATCATATGGTGGGGCTCAGTCCAGAAGAACTACCGGATCCATTCCGGATGATAATGATCTATTGTCTTCAATATTAG CTGGCAGAAAATCTTCAGCTTTAAAAGTTAAACCAAGTCCAGCAACCGCTGAAGTACCAACAGCAAAGCGGTTTCGTTCTACACCACGAACTAGTACCTTAAAGAGGAAGGTGCTTGTGGATGATACGATGGTCTTGCACGGCGA TACAATACGCCACCAATTGATAAGTACTGAAGATATTCGGCGTGTACGGAAAAAAGCTCCTTGCACAAGCGATGAGATTTTAATGATTCAGAGACAGGTTTTGGAGGATAAAATTTTCCATAAACCAATATTTACAG ATTTGTCTGCTGATTTGACTATTCTGCAAAACGGGGCATTTGATCTGAGTGGAATCAAGGTTTATGATTATGGCTTAGATGGTTTTTCCGTGGAAAAAGTAAACAATCAACAGTCCTATTCTAAATCAAATGCTGAGATTCATGTGGGGCAAGCACATAATGAGCCTATGGCAGTCCAACCCCAAGAGGAGGCTGAAGAGTCTTATTCTAAAACGAATGTTGGGATTCATGAGGTGGAATCACATAATGAGCCTATGGAAGTCCAGCTCCAAAATAATGCTGAAGCCCAACCTTCTGAGATGCCTGTTCCGTCTGAGAGGGAATCACACAATGAAACTATGGAAGTCCAACCCCAAATAACTGCTGAAGCCCAGCCTTCTGAGATGCCTGTTCCGTCTGAGAGGGAACCACACAATGAAACTATGGAAGTCCAACCCCAAATAACTGCTGAAGCCCGAC CTTCTGAGATGCCTGTTCCGTCTGAGAGGGAATCACACAATGAAACTATGGAAGTCCAACCCCAAATAACTGCTGAAGCCCAACCTTCTGAGATGCCTGTTCCGTCTGAGAGGGAATCACACAATGAAACTATGGAAGTCCAACCCCAAATAACTGCTGAAGCCCAACCTTCTGAGATACCTCTTCAGTTGGAGAGTGATCAGTCTGGAGTTGACTTTGGATCTCATGATATTGACGCTCATGGGCGTGCAAATATTATATCAAACATGAAGGAGCTTAGCGGTTCTCAAAATGCTGAAATGAACAATGCTGGGGGGATTTTTGAGATTTCTGAAACAGAGAATTACTCTGTTGGGCCTACAAATATTATATCAGATGTAAATGAGCTTGGTAGTTCTCAAAATGCTGAAATGAACAATGCTGGACGAATTTTCGAGACTTCTGAAGCAGAAAATTACTCTATTGTGCATTCAAATATTATATCAGATGTAAATGAGCTTGGTGGTTCTCAAAATGCTGAAATGAACAATGCTGGACGAAATTTCGAGACTTCTGAAGCAGAAAATTACTCTATTGTTCATTCAAATATTATATCAGACGGAAATGAGCTTGGTAGTTCTCAAAATGCTGAAATGAGCAATTCTGGTGGAAATTTTGAGACTTTTGAATCAGAGAATTACTCTGTTGTCCCTGGGCATGAAACTTTATCACTAACtgaagtttttgaaaatgagCTATGTATGCCAAAAGATTTTGATGCATCGCAGCCTCTCATGGATAAAACGGATGATGGTGCTGGTTCTATCCAAACAAATGTGCTGGAGATTCCAACTTCCGAGAAAATGAATACATCTACTATTCTAGAAAATGAGTTTGTGGATGATCAACATGATAGAAACAATGCAGATGCTATTGAAATTGCAGAGCATGACATGGAAATTGGAACACGAGTTGAAACAGATGGCTTGGAAGCTGATAATTTACATGCATCCTTGGTTCTTGGCTCTAAGGAAGCTAGTGAATATACTGACAACCAGGTATCCTTCCATGGAGACCTACCTATGGAGGAAAATGGGAACAACATGCTAGAAGGCTTAAATGAGGATCTAGTTGTTTCTTCTGGCTTGGGATGTGATGACAAGGATGCAAAGGCTGGCGGCTTATTTAGTGAAAATATTGAAGTAGATTGTTTACATTCTGTAGCACCTGAGGATGTAAAAGAAGGTTCTAATGATGAGGAAAACTCAGTCTTTCAAGAAGCTGCATTACAAAATACAATGTATCCTGATGTCTCAGCTATTAGGAGTCCTTCTGTGGATCAGAATGAT GAAGACGATATGGTCGACAATGATACAG GATTTTTGAATGTTGGAGATGATGAGATAATTGATGACGATGATGACGATGCTGATGGTTTTGCACCGGGTGCTGAAGGAACACAGCTAGAAAATAGTGGATGGTCTTCTCGAACCAG GGCTGTTGCGAAGTATCTTCAGACCTTGTTTGATAAGGAGGATCTACATGGAAGGCAGAGCCTGCATCTTGACAAAATATTGGTGGGTAAAACACGGAAAGAAGCATCAAGGATGTTTTTTGAAACACTG GTTCTCAAGACAAGGGATTATATTGATGTAGAACAGACAAAACCCTTTGCCAATATTAACTTACAACCTCGAGGGAAGCTTATGAAGACAGATTTCTGA